AAGGATTGCAAATTCCAAACCCCGGCCTCCCAAAGTGCTGCGTATTCCCCCAAACTGTGTCCCACAGCCAAATCTGGTTTGTCTAAGTCTTCTGCCAGCGACACTTGCATTAAGGTTATAGTTGGTTGAGCATTAATGGTCTTATTTAGTTCCTCTTGAGGGCCTACCCAGGCAACTTCCAGCAGCTTGGGATCTTCAGCCATTAATAAGTTTTCTACTGTTCTACTGAAGTACTTTCCCATGCCCACTTTCTGTATGCCTTGTCCTGGAAAAAGATGAGCCATTTTTTGCACGTTTCATCACCTCAATACTATTAGATGCACCTGGGGGGTGAAATGTTACAAAGTCAAATGGTAGAACTCCGACACGTTATAGGTTGGAAAGGAGGTAAATTTGCTTAAATAGGGGCGTGGGTACACTTCCACCAATGTGCTTATTTCACTTCTCTTTAGGTACTCTTGGGTTTCCAACCAGTTGATAGGTTTTGTCAGACCAAGAGTTAAACCTTCGATTACATCATCATAACTCTGTACCACGCGTTTTAGGGCGTTCAGGTAGACAGATATGGCAGGCATTTTGCCCGGATTGATTTCCAAGAAGGAACGTAGCCTTTGTGCGGCTTTTTCCATGTAGGGTGTGTGAAAAGGTGCTGACACGTGTAGCAATGTGTATTCCACGTGGTTTTCTTCTAGAAACTCTTTCAACTTTTTCCAATCAGCTTCAACACCTGCTACGACTACTCGGTCTTCGCTGTTAATGGCAGCCAAGTATACGGACTTGAATTCTCCAAGCACCTGTTGTCTGCTGTTTGAGGGGATTTGCACCATGAAACCCTTGGGTGCGAAGGAAGCGCTGAAATGGCCCCTAGCTCTTATGATTTCAAATCCAGTTCGAACATCCCAAACTCTGGCTTCCACCAAGGCTGCATATTCTCCTGAGCTATGCCCTAAGACTAGGGATGGAGATGGCAGCTTTTCCATGAGGGACGCTTCTACTAGGTAAACAGCAGGCTGTACGAATTCTGTTTCTGTGAGTATTTCTTTATCTTGTTTTTCCAAAGCAGTTATTAACTTTTGGAAGCTTTCAGTAGCAATTTGCAATGCCTTCCTTGAAAGGTACTTTCCCATTTCAGGGAACTGTGCACCTTGTCCCGGGTACGCATGTGCAATCTTTGTTGCCATAAAAATATTATAGATCCACTAAAATGAAATAGTATGAGCATGAACTCCTCTCCTAAGGAGGACTAATTGTGAACGAACGGTATGTGGTTCAGGAAAAGTTTCCCCCACTGGGGGTGGAAGGCCAGAAGCTGCTTAGAAAAAGTAGTGTTGTTTTAGTTGGCGTGGGCGGTTTAGGAACTTTTATTGCTCAGTACTTAGTCAGAGCAGGCGTGGGTCGTCTTAGGTTGATTGATTTTGACGTTGTTGAGCTATCAAATCTGCAAAGACAGATTTTGTACGACGAAGGTGATGTGGGAAAGTCCAAAGCCCAATGTGCTTATACACACTTGAGACGAATTAACAGTGAGGTAATCTTGGAGCCGGTGGAAGATAAACTCACTGGCCAAAATGCTGAGAGTCTTCTTACGGGCTTTGACGTAATTATGGATGGGACGGACAATTATCAAGCACGTTTTGTAATGAACGACGTGGCCAAGAAGAATGGCATCCCTTTTGCATTTGGTAGTGTTGCTGGCGCCTATGGCATGTCGAAAATGTTCCTTCCTGATGAAAAGATATGTTTGCGCGACGTAGTGGGAGACAGCCTTGATGTTTCTAACGCACCTACAGCCGCCACAGGAGGGCTAATAAGCCCTATTTTAGGTGTGGTCACCGCTTTCATGGCTACCGAGACCATAAAAGTACTCACAGGCGCCTTGGATAAAGTGGAAAGGAGGCTCATGGTTTTCGATCTTTGGCAAAACCAATGGAGTCAACTCTACATTGCTGAAAATCCCCAATGCGAGGTCTGTTCCGGTAAACGTTATCCAGCGTTAGAGGGCGATTTTTAGGTAGATGGCATGAAAGGAACCTACGCGAAATACTTCTTGATGAGTCTTGGTTACATGGGGATTTCGGTCATATTGAGTTTGTACGAAGCAGATGTTCCAGTGATGTTGGAAGAAACATTTAGCTTGAGCAACCTTGCTACAGGATTGGTCATAAACATTGATGCTTTTTTCGCAGTGGCTTTCATGCCGATTGTTACGGCATATTCTGATATCGTGCGAACGAGAACTGGAAGACGATTGCCTTTTTTTCTGACAGCCATGCCATTAATGGCTTTCTTCTTTGCTCTAAGTGCGTTGATACCGATGGTACTGGGCAGTAGTACTTGTTCACTTTTAGTGTTCATACTCATGCTAATACTAACTAATGTTTTTCTGGGTGTAGCTAAGGGACCATTTATGGCTCTAATGTGTGACGTCACTGAACCAAGGGAACGCTCTGTTGCTTACGGGTTTCTGAACTTTATGGGCGGTTTGGGTTCTATTTTGGTTTATTTGGGTATCGGACACATTAGCAGTTACAACAGATTTGCTGGTTTCGCTATGGCATCTGCGGTAGCTCTCCTCTGTGCCTCGGTGGTAGGTTCTTACGTAAAAGAAGTTCCTCGCGTGTCGCCTTTGGTCAATAGCGGCAGTTGGTGGCATGAGGTTCAAACGATCATGAACCCGAAATATACTGGCCTTTGGCTGGAGTTGTTCGGTGTTTTCCTCTGGTTTATGGCAGTAAGCGGCATAGAGGTTTTTTACGTTGTATTCGTTGCTATGGAGTCAGGATTTCCTGAAGCCATCGCTGAAACGTTGGCGAAACTTAATCTTGGGATTATGTCTTCAGCTTTCGCTTTTTTTGCTGTTCCCGCGGGCTGGCTCGGAGCACGATTTGGCAGCAAGCGCGTCATGATACTTGGTCTTCTGCTTACTGGATTTGCAGTATCCGGTATCATGTCCGCTGGAAGCCCGGTAACGTCACGAGGTTATTTCGCCATAGCGGGTGTTGGCATGGCCATGGTCGGTATTAATTCTTATCCCGCAGTTATGGACATGGCCAAACCAACACAAAATGGTACTTTTACGGCTTTCTACTTATTTGCCTCTCAAATTGCTTACCTCATATCAGCTCCATTGATAGGATTTGCATCTGACTTAGTGGGAAGTCGAAGCGTTGTTTTTGAGCTAACGCTTGTTTTTGTTTTTCTTGCTCTCGTTTTCATGGTTTTCGCAAAGACCGAAAAGATTCGTGAGGATGTCCAGTGAATGCATCATTGGTAGTCGAACACCTGTTCTTTCTTATAGTGAGGTCTTTTTACTATGACACTATGTTTTTACTCAGTAAGGCTATATCCAGGTTTAGAATGGGTGAATATAGTATTGTGCTGTTCACGTGAGGTGAAAAAGGCACGTTCAACACGGCCAGAGGAGGTAAGGGAATGAAAATCGATTACAAGAAGCTTTTCCTACTGGGGTTTGGTTTTATGGGTATTTCGGTGGTATGGGCTTTGTACAATGCGGATGTGCCTGTCATACTTCAAAGTCAATTTGGTATGAGCAACTTTGCCACCGGTTGGATCATGAATATCGATAACATCTTTGCAGTTACACTCATACCCATTATAGCTGCTTATTCAGACAAAGTCAGCACCAAAATTGGAAGACGCATGCCTTTTATCATAACTGGTATGCCGCTCATGGCTGTATTCTTTGCATTGGTTCCATGGATTCCCTTGTTTTTTGGTACATCAACGACGGGGTTGGTCATTTTCATGATTACTGTCATCGTCATGAACATATCGGCTGCAGTGAGCAGAGGCCCTGTCATTGCACTCATGCCTGACATTGTTCCACCTGAGCAGCGTTCACCTGCTAACGGTGTGATTAACTTTATGGGGGGTTTAGGGTCTCTGCTGGTGTATTTTGGTATTGGTCGAATAAGCAGCCAGAACCGCCCATTGGGTTTTGGTATTGCTGCTGTTATCACTCTTGTGGCAGCATTTGTTGTCTATAAGGCCATCAATGAACCACGGGATGCCATTTATTACAAGTCGCAAGCTGAAGAAACACCTTGGTGGAAGAACATTGGCTCCCTTCTGAATAAAGAACACAAGGACTTGTGGTTCATGCTTTTGGCAATTTTCCTGTGGTTCATCGCTTACAACGCAGTGGAAACGTTCTATGTGGTCTACATGAGCTTGGAATCAGGCATGGATCCTACAGTGGCAGAAAACCTCGCTAAACTAAATCTTGGCGTCATGTCTTTGGTTTTCATGGTTTTTGCTTTACCTGCTGGATGGTTGGCAAACAAGTTTGGTA
The genomic region above belongs to Coprothermobacter proteolyticus DSM 5265 and contains:
- a CDS encoding ACP S-malonyltransferase; amino-acid sequence: MATKIAHAYPGQGAQFPEMGKYLSRKALQIATESFQKLITALEKQDKEILTETEFVQPAVYLVEASLMEKLPSPSLVLGHSSGEYAALVEARVWDVRTGFEIIRARGHFSASFAPKGFMVQIPSNSRQQVLGEFKSVYLAAINSEDRVVVAGVEADWKKLKEFLEENHVEYTLLHVSAPFHTPYMEKAAQRLRSFLEINPGKMPAISVYLNALKRVVQSYDDVIEGLTLGLTKPINWLETQEYLKRSEISTLVEVYPRPYLSKFTSFPTYNVSEFYHLTL
- a CDS encoding HesA/MoeB/ThiF family protein, which produces MNERYVVQEKFPPLGVEGQKLLRKSSVVLVGVGGLGTFIAQYLVRAGVGRLRLIDFDVVELSNLQRQILYDEGDVGKSKAQCAYTHLRRINSEVILEPVEDKLTGQNAESLLTGFDVIMDGTDNYQARFVMNDVAKKNGIPFAFGSVAGAYGMSKMFLPDEKICLRDVVGDSLDVSNAPTAATGGLISPILGVVTAFMATETIKVLTGALDKVERRLMVFDLWQNQWSQLYIAENPQCEVCSGKRYPALEGDF
- a CDS encoding MFS transporter, translating into MKGTYAKYFLMSLGYMGISVILSLYEADVPVMLEETFSLSNLATGLVINIDAFFAVAFMPIVTAYSDIVRTRTGRRLPFFLTAMPLMAFFFALSALIPMVLGSSTCSLLVFILMLILTNVFLGVAKGPFMALMCDVTEPRERSVAYGFLNFMGGLGSILVYLGIGHISSYNRFAGFAMASAVALLCASVVGSYVKEVPRVSPLVNSGSWWHEVQTIMNPKYTGLWLELFGVFLWFMAVSGIEVFYVVFVAMESGFPEAIAETLAKLNLGIMSSAFAFFAVPAGWLGARFGSKRVMILGLLLTGFAVSGIMSAGSPVTSRGYFAIAGVGMAMVGINSYPAVMDMAKPTQNGTFTAFYLFASQIAYLISAPLIGFASDLVGSRSVVFELTLVFVFLALVFMVFAKTEKIREDVQ
- a CDS encoding SLC45 family MFS transporter; the protein is MKIDYKKLFLLGFGFMGISVVWALYNADVPVILQSQFGMSNFATGWIMNIDNIFAVTLIPIIAAYSDKVSTKIGRRMPFIITGMPLMAVFFALVPWIPLFFGTSTTGLVIFMITVIVMNISAAVSRGPVIALMPDIVPPEQRSPANGVINFMGGLGSLLVYFGIGRISSQNRPLGFGIAAVITLVAAFVVYKAINEPRDAIYYKSQAEETPWWKNIGSLLNKEHKDLWFMLLAIFLWFIAYNAVETFYVVYMSLESGMDPTVAENLAKLNLGVMSLVFMVFALPAGWLANKFGRKRVMSFGLVFMLLAVTGIMFTRNALWLNLLFAMAGVGWAMININSLPTVVDMGSLAEVGTFTGLYYFSSQAASIVSPPLIGFISDLAKSKYVMFPYALIFFLLSLICLSNVRKGDIVTK